The following are from one region of the Meiothermus sp. Pnk-1 genome:
- a CDS encoding TIM barrel protein, whose protein sequence is MAIRFGNAPCSWGTIEGWGQGIGYAQMLDELVETGYRGTELGDFGYMPTEPERLRLELTSRGLTMLGAYEGVYLLEPSEHTAGEARVLRTARLLKSVAEVGDGWQPLVVLADEHSRDPVRFENAGRIRPELGLSAQQWKAFAAGAMRIARAVYDETGLRTVFHHHSAGYVEAPWEIEAFLEHTDGAVIGLVFDTGHYLYGTGTNQPEAVLAGLERFWGRIWYVHYKDCHPVVAGEARSKGWNYKEAVGRGVFCELGKGQIDFAAVTRKLISLGYDGWITVEQDVLPGMGEPKESARRNREYLRQVTGY, encoded by the coding sequence ATGGCTATCCGTTTCGGCAATGCACCGTGCAGTTGGGGCACCATCGAGGGGTGGGGGCAGGGCATCGGCTACGCGCAAATGCTCGATGAGCTGGTAGAAACCGGTTACCGTGGCACCGAGTTGGGCGACTTTGGCTACATGCCCACCGAACCCGAGCGCTTGCGGCTGGAGCTTACCTCGCGCGGCCTGACCATGCTGGGGGCCTACGAAGGGGTCTACCTGCTCGAGCCCAGCGAACACACCGCGGGCGAAGCGCGCGTGCTGCGCACGGCCCGCCTCTTGAAAAGCGTGGCCGAGGTGGGCGATGGCTGGCAGCCCTTGGTGGTGCTGGCCGATGAGCACAGCCGCGACCCGGTGCGCTTCGAGAACGCCGGGCGTATCCGGCCTGAGCTGGGCCTCAGCGCCCAGCAGTGGAAGGCCTTTGCCGCGGGGGCCATGCGCATCGCCCGGGCCGTCTACGACGAGACGGGTTTGCGCACGGTCTTCCACCACCACTCGGCGGGGTACGTGGAGGCGCCCTGGGAGATCGAGGCTTTCCTCGAGCACACCGACGGCGCCGTCATTGGGCTGGTGTTCGACACCGGGCACTACCTCTACGGAACGGGCACCAACCAGCCAGAAGCGGTGCTCGCGGGCCTCGAGCGCTTCTGGGGGCGCATATGGTACGTGCACTACAAAGACTGCCACCCCGTCGTCGCCGGCGAAGCCCGCAGCAAAGGCTGGAACTACAAGGAGGCCGTCGGGCGCGGGGTGTTCTGCGAACTGGGTAAGGGCCAGATCGACTTCGCTGCGGTGACCCGCAAGCTGATTTCGCTGGGCTACGACGGCTGGATCACGGTGGAGCAGGACGTGCTGCCGGGCATGGGCGAGCCCAAAGAGAGCGCCAGGCGCAACCGCGAGTACCTGCGCCAGGTCACGGGGTACTGA
- a CDS encoding extracellular solute-binding protein, whose amino-acid sequence MGLSLMLGQGQGAKPAKLVIAAVAGDEDLGLKAVAPMYEKETGIKLEIVESPYPQLYEKLVTTFQAGGQTIDMAMIDDPWMPKFGTEGWLEPLDALGFTRDPDIPSVVYDVGTWPPPKGPVPPSERNKQRRLYGMTIVGNVELFTYRKDNSAAPRTWTDVLNTARRLNKPGYAGYVIRGAATNPIVADWLPILWSFGGDVFDNNWKCTLTSANAVRAANFLVKDLKAVAQSGPENTDAADRSRLLMTGQGHQSTIWPGEVTGFTENPKVSKTIGKLAYIKMPGGPNGQPGRGMMGNWLLVIPKGSPNAKASADFIKWLISPSTQKAYVDAGGIPSRLSILKDPAMSQKHAYFAALADSLASGPNWRPRTDQWNAVETSIGTNLNAALAGQQTAEQAMQKACSEIDAIMKKAGY is encoded by the coding sequence TTGGGTCTGAGTTTAATGCTGGGACAAGGCCAGGGGGCTAAGCCTGCCAAGCTGGTGATCGCTGCGGTGGCGGGGGACGAGGATTTGGGTCTAAAGGCGGTGGCTCCGATGTACGAGAAGGAGACCGGGATCAAGCTCGAGATCGTCGAAAGCCCCTATCCGCAACTCTACGAAAAGCTGGTGACGACGTTCCAGGCTGGGGGTCAGACCATCGACATGGCTATGATCGACGATCCTTGGATGCCTAAGTTCGGCACCGAAGGTTGGCTCGAGCCGCTCGATGCGCTGGGCTTCACCCGTGATCCGGACATCCCTTCAGTGGTCTACGACGTGGGCACCTGGCCTCCTCCCAAAGGGCCGGTTCCCCCTTCAGAGAGGAACAAGCAAAGGCGCCTTTACGGCATGACCATCGTGGGCAACGTGGAGCTGTTCACCTACCGCAAGGACAACTCCGCTGCCCCCCGCACCTGGACGGACGTGCTCAACACCGCCAGGCGGCTCAACAAGCCGGGCTACGCCGGCTACGTGATCCGCGGCGCGGCCACCAACCCCATCGTGGCCGACTGGCTGCCCATCTTGTGGTCTTTCGGCGGGGATGTTTTCGACAACAACTGGAAGTGCACCCTGACCTCGGCCAACGCCGTGCGGGCCGCCAACTTCCTGGTCAAGGACCTAAAGGCCGTGGCCCAGAGCGGACCGGAGAACACCGACGCTGCCGACCGCTCGCGCTTGTTGATGACCGGCCAGGGCCATCAGTCGACCATCTGGCCCGGCGAGGTCACGGGCTTTACCGAAAACCCCAAAGTCTCCAAGACCATCGGCAAGTTGGCCTACATCAAAATGCCCGGGGGCCCCAACGGGCAGCCGGGCCGGGGCATGATGGGCAACTGGCTTTTGGTCATCCCCAAGGGCTCGCCCAACGCCAAGGCCTCCGCCGACTTCATCAAGTGGCTGATTTCGCCCAGCACCCAGAAGGCCTATGTCGATGCCGGGGGCATCCCCTCGCGCCTGAGCATCCTCAAAGACCCGGCAATGAGCCAGAAGCATGCCTACTTCGCCGCCCTAGCCGACTCGCTGGCCTCCGGGCCCAACTGGCGGCCCCGCACCGACCAGTGGAACGCGGTGGAGACCTCCATTGGCACCAACCTCAACGCCGCCCTGGCCGGGCAGCAGACCGCCGAGCAGGCCATGCAGAAAGCTTGTAGCGAGATCGACGCCATCATGAAGAAGGCCGGGTACTGA
- a CDS encoding NAD(P)H-dependent glycerol-3-phosphate dehydrogenase, with protein sequence MKIAVLGAGAWGTALAVLAASRGNEVALWARRAEQAEALVAMRENRDYLPGVVLPPAIRPTADPQEALWEAELAVVAIPSKGLRATLAALPLAPAYVSAVKSLEYSEGGLLRMTQVIREITGVSRVAALSGPNHAEEVGRFLPAAAVAAAAEEGLARLVQQVFAGPSFRVYTSDDLIGVELGGALKNVIALAAGMSDGLRLGDNARAALVTRGLREIVRFGVAQGAEAETFYGLSGLGDLVATATSPHSRNRGAGERIVQGVSLADLEAQKQAVEGIYTVKALHAWGKQTEAELPITESVYQVIYEGADPRQELSELMGREAKPE encoded by the coding sequence ATGAAGATCGCTGTCCTTGGTGCGGGAGCCTGGGGTACCGCGCTGGCCGTTCTCGCCGCCAGCCGCGGGAACGAGGTTGCGCTGTGGGCCCGGCGGGCCGAGCAGGCCGAAGCCTTGGTGGCGATGCGGGAAAACCGCGATTACCTGCCGGGGGTAGTCCTGCCCCCGGCGATCCGGCCCACCGCCGATCCCCAGGAAGCCCTCTGGGAGGCCGAGCTTGCGGTGGTGGCCATCCCCTCCAAAGGCTTGCGCGCTACCCTGGCCGCGCTTCCCCTGGCCCCGGCTTATGTCTCCGCGGTCAAGAGCCTCGAGTACAGCGAAGGCGGCCTGTTGCGCATGACCCAGGTGATCCGCGAGATCACCGGAGTTTCGCGGGTGGCGGCCCTCTCCGGCCCTAACCACGCCGAGGAGGTGGGGCGTTTCCTGCCCGCCGCCGCCGTGGCCGCTGCGGCAGAGGAGGGGCTGGCGCGGCTGGTGCAGCAGGTCTTCGCCGGCCCCAGCTTCCGGGTCTATACCAGCGACGACCTGATCGGGGTGGAGCTGGGCGGGGCGCTCAAGAACGTGATCGCCCTGGCCGCCGGGATGTCGGACGGGTTGCGGCTGGGCGATAACGCCAGGGCTGCCCTGGTGACCCGCGGCTTGCGCGAGATCGTGAGGTTTGGCGTGGCCCAGGGGGCCGAGGCCGAGACCTTCTACGGGCTTTCCGGGCTGGGCGACCTGGTGGCCACGGCCACCAGCCCCCACTCGAGGAACCGCGGGGCGGGCGAGAGGATCGTCCAAGGGGTCAGCTTGGCCGACCTCGAGGCCCAGAAGCAAGCCGTGGAGGGCATCTACACGGTCAAGGCGCTGCATGCCTGGGGCAAGCAAACCGAGGCCGAACTGCCCATCACCGAGTCGGTGTATCAGGTCATCTACGAGGGGGCGGACCCCCGGCAGGAGCTATCCGAGTTGATGGGAAGAGAGGCCAAGCCGGAGTAG
- a CDS encoding carbohydrate ABC transporter permease encodes MANLGDSMHPALPRKGGRGGLSRQERLAYWMLFPVLGVIFCVVTYPFAVALVQSVTATRGGKFVGLLNYQSSLENPLLYASLKQTAIYAAIVLPLEIVLGLLLALLVHRTVRSSWLKLVLYLLAITPIVIPPVAVGVIFRLIYAPNYGVLNHLLIMAGWIHQEINWLGQPYTAMLAVASVDIWQWTPFVYLVLFAGLQTVPRESVEAAQVDGATSWSQFWHIELPYLRPLLLLILFFRLADVLRVFDHVFILTGGGPGTTTQLLSLYLYRIAFKFFDTGEAAALAVMVMVGISLLYSFITRLLPLERD; translated from the coding sequence ATGGCCAACCTCGGTGACTCAATGCATCCCGCGCTCCCCCGCAAAGGGGGGCGCGGGGGCCTCAGCCGCCAGGAGCGCCTAGCGTACTGGATGCTCTTCCCGGTGCTGGGGGTGATTTTCTGCGTCGTCACCTATCCCTTCGCGGTGGCCTTGGTGCAGTCGGTCACGGCTACCCGTGGGGGGAAGTTCGTGGGCCTTTTGAACTACCAGAGCAGCCTCGAGAACCCCCTGCTGTACGCCTCTCTCAAGCAGACGGCCATCTACGCGGCAATCGTGCTGCCCTTAGAGATCGTGCTGGGCTTGTTGCTGGCGCTGCTGGTGCACCGCACGGTGCGCTCGAGCTGGCTCAAGCTGGTGCTGTACCTGCTGGCGATCACCCCCATCGTCATCCCGCCGGTGGCGGTGGGGGTGATCTTCCGCCTGATCTATGCCCCCAACTACGGGGTGCTGAACCACCTGCTGATCATGGCGGGCTGGATTCACCAGGAGATCAACTGGCTGGGCCAGCCCTACACGGCCATGCTCGCCGTGGCCAGCGTGGACATCTGGCAGTGGACGCCCTTCGTGTACCTGGTGCTCTTCGCCGGGCTCCAGACGGTGCCCAGGGAGTCGGTGGAGGCCGCCCAGGTGGACGGCGCTACCTCCTGGAGCCAGTTCTGGCACATCGAGCTGCCCTACCTGAGGCCCCTACTACTGCTGATCCTCTTCTTCCGCCTGGCCGACGTGCTGCGGGTCTTCGACCACGTCTTCATCCTCACCGGCGGGGGGCCGGGGACCACTACCCAGTTGCTGTCGCTGTACCTCTACCGCATCGCCTTCAAGTTCTTCGACACCGGCGAGGCGGCGGCCCTAGCGGTGATGGTGATGGTGGGGATCAGCCTGCTATACTCGTTCATCACGCGACTGTTGCCGCTGGAGAGGGACTGA
- the iolD gene encoding 3D-(3,5/4)-trihydroxycyclohexane-1,2-dione acylhydrolase (decyclizing), whose protein sequence is MSTLRLTVAQALVKFLAAQFAERDGREERLIRGVWAIFGHGNVSGLGQALEEYGDAVGLPTYRPQNEQAMVHAAIAYAKHKNRLSTFACTASVGPGSTNMLTAAATATVNRLPVLLLPSDYFASRLPDPVLQQLEHPLEHDVSVNDAFRPLSRFFTRITRPSQLLSALPEAMRVLTDPAETGAVTLCLPEDVQTEAYDWPVAFFAPRVWRIRRPTPEPEVLEQVAELIRRARRPLIVTGGGTLYAEAHTQLAAFAQAYGIPVAESQGGKGALPWDHPMNVGPVGANGGTAANRLAREADLVLAIGTRLGDFVTASKTAFQNPEVKFVGLNVVPFDAGKLSGVSLVADARRGLEALTAALEGFAGTSAPYREEVARLKREWDALVSEYRTPRPEKKEMAQAEVIGLVGEAFGGKATVICAAGSLPGDLLKLWRCEDPKAYHLEYGFSCMGYEIPAGLGVALAEPGREVVVFVGDGSYLMMNSEIVTAVAEGLDFTVVLIDNRAFGSIRGLQMSLGSPSFNNELRRRDARTGRTDGPPVAVDFAAHARAMGATVWSPRNYRELAEALKEARKARGVRVIVVAVSVDDRLPGFESWWDVPVAEVSGQPAVRKAREAYEAYLKKQRRYF, encoded by the coding sequence GTGAGTACCCTTCGCCTCACCGTCGCCCAGGCCCTGGTCAAGTTCCTGGCCGCCCAGTTCGCGGAGCGAGACGGGAGAGAAGAGCGCCTCATCCGGGGGGTCTGGGCCATCTTCGGTCACGGCAACGTATCTGGCCTGGGGCAGGCTTTGGAGGAGTACGGCGACGCGGTGGGCCTACCCACCTACCGACCCCAGAACGAACAGGCCATGGTGCACGCGGCCATCGCCTATGCCAAGCACAAAAACCGCCTGTCCACCTTCGCCTGCACCGCCTCGGTGGGGCCGGGCTCCACCAACATGCTCACCGCCGCGGCCACCGCCACCGTCAACCGCCTGCCGGTGTTGCTCCTACCCTCCGACTACTTCGCCAGCCGCCTGCCCGATCCCGTCCTGCAGCAGCTCGAGCACCCCCTCGAGCACGACGTGAGCGTGAACGACGCCTTCCGGCCCCTCTCCCGCTTCTTCACCCGCATCACCCGGCCCTCCCAGCTCCTCTCCGCGCTGCCCGAGGCCATGCGGGTGCTCACCGATCCCGCCGAGACCGGAGCGGTCACCCTCTGCCTGCCCGAGGACGTGCAGACCGAGGCTTACGACTGGCCGGTGGCGTTCTTCGCCCCCAGGGTCTGGCGCATCCGCCGCCCCACACCCGAGCCGGAGGTGCTGGAACAGGTGGCCGAGCTCATCCGCAGGGCCAGACGCCCGCTGATCGTGACCGGAGGGGGCACGCTCTACGCCGAAGCCCACACCCAGCTCGCCGCTTTTGCCCAGGCCTACGGCATTCCGGTAGCGGAGTCGCAGGGGGGCAAGGGGGCTTTGCCCTGGGATCACCCCATGAACGTGGGCCCGGTGGGTGCAAACGGGGGAACCGCCGCCAACCGCCTGGCCCGTGAGGCCGACCTGGTCCTGGCCATCGGCACGCGGTTGGGCGACTTCGTCACCGCCTCCAAGACCGCCTTTCAGAACCCGGAGGTGAAGTTCGTCGGGTTGAACGTGGTGCCCTTCGACGCCGGTAAGCTCTCCGGGGTTTCGTTGGTGGCCGATGCCCGGCGCGGGCTCGAGGCCCTGACCGCGGCCCTCGAGGGCTTCGCGGGCACTTCGGCCCCCTACCGCGAAGAGGTCGCCCGGCTCAAGCGGGAGTGGGACGCCCTGGTGAGCGAGTACCGTACCCCCCGGCCCGAGAAGAAGGAGATGGCCCAGGCCGAGGTCATCGGTCTGGTGGGCGAGGCCTTCGGCGGCAAGGCCACCGTGATCTGCGCGGCGGGGAGCCTGCCGGGCGATCTGCTCAAGCTCTGGCGCTGTGAAGACCCCAAGGCCTATCACCTCGAGTACGGCTTCTCCTGCATGGGCTACGAGATTCCCGCCGGGCTGGGGGTGGCGCTGGCCGAGCCGGGGCGCGAGGTGGTGGTCTTCGTGGGGGACGGCAGCTACCTGATGATGAACTCGGAGATCGTCACCGCGGTGGCCGAGGGGCTGGATTTTACGGTCGTGCTGATCGACAACCGGGCCTTCGGCTCGATTCGCGGCCTGCAGATGTCGTTGGGCTCGCCCTCCTTCAACAACGAGCTGCGGCGGCGCGACGCTAGGACGGGCCGCACCGACGGCCCCCCGGTGGCCGTGGACTTCGCCGCCCACGCCAGGGCCATGGGGGCGACGGTGTGGAGCCCCAGGAACTACCGCGAGTTGGCAGAAGCCCTCAAAGAGGCCCGCAAAGCCAGGGGCGTGCGGGTGATCGTGGTTGCGGTGAGTGTAGACGACCGCCTGCCGGGCTTCGAGAGCTGGTGGGACGTGCCGGTGGCCGAGGTCTCGGGCCAGCCTGCGGTCAGGAAGGCCCGCGAGGCGTACGAGGCCTACCTGAAGAAGCAGCGGCGCTATTTCTGA
- the iolG gene encoding inositol 2-dehydrogenase yields MGKTYGVALLGAGRMGMEHARTMLGVAEARVLAVADPNAQAAEAARGLLRAERIYADPEEAIHHPGVEAVVIVTPTDTHARYIELSAQAGKAIFCEKPVAKDLGETRRVLGVVEQKGLPFQIGFQRRYDPPYHQAKEKIEAGEIGEVEQFIAVMRDPAPAPLEYLQGSGGIFIDQSIHDIDCARFLVGEVEEVHAWGAVRVDPRIGEIGDVDTTNLSLRFANGALGVIQNSRRAVYGYDVRTEVFGSGGKLVMDATPKTPLWQYGSGVRADHYHFFMDRFKEAYRLELEAFFRALATGKPPTPGPKDAIESLRIALAATRSLKEGRPVRLEEIA; encoded by the coding sequence ATGGGTAAGACCTATGGCGTCGCTTTATTGGGTGCAGGACGGATGGGCATGGAACACGCCCGTACCATGCTGGGCGTGGCCGAGGCCCGGGTGCTGGCGGTGGCCGATCCCAATGCCCAGGCCGCGGAGGCGGCCAGGGGCTTGCTGCGGGCGGAGAGGATCTACGCCGACCCCGAGGAGGCCATCCACCACCCCGGCGTGGAGGCGGTGGTCATCGTCACGCCTACCGACACCCACGCCCGCTACATCGAGCTCTCGGCCCAAGCCGGCAAGGCCATCTTCTGCGAAAAACCCGTGGCCAAGGACCTGGGGGAGACCCGGCGGGTGCTGGGGGTCGTGGAGCAAAAAGGCCTGCCCTTCCAGATCGGCTTCCAGCGCCGCTACGACCCGCCCTACCACCAGGCCAAGGAAAAGATCGAGGCGGGGGAGATCGGGGAGGTTGAGCAGTTCATCGCGGTGATGCGCGACCCGGCTCCGGCCCCCCTCGAGTACCTCCAGGGCTCGGGGGGCATCTTCATCGACCAGTCCATCCACGACATCGACTGCGCGCGCTTTTTGGTTGGAGAAGTAGAGGAGGTCCACGCCTGGGGCGCGGTGCGGGTAGACCCCAGAATCGGCGAGATCGGCGACGTGGACACCACCAACCTCTCCTTGCGCTTCGCGAACGGCGCGCTGGGGGTCATCCAGAACTCCAGGCGCGCGGTGTATGGCTACGACGTGCGCACCGAGGTCTTCGGCTCCGGGGGCAAGCTGGTGATGGACGCCACCCCCAAGACCCCTCTGTGGCAGTACGGCAGCGGGGTCAGGGCCGACCACTACCACTTCTTCATGGACCGCTTCAAGGAAGCCTACCGCCTCGAGCTCGAGGCCTTTTTCCGGGCGCTGGCCACCGGCAAGCCGCCCACGCCGGGCCCCAAAGACGCCATAGAGTCGTTGCGCATCGCCCTGGCGGCGACCAGGAGCCTCAAAGAGGGGCGCCCCGTGCGGCTGGAGGAGATCGCATGA
- a CDS encoding carbohydrate ABC transporter permease has product MRGRALLWRVVALPVLVAFGLVYLFPLYWLVATSLKGQGELLGHIVPTLVPQAPTLEAFHTVLVEKGNWKLLRNSVLVCGATVLTTLTLGLLITYPITRLPVSRRLRVGVLNWALSLRFLPPVAVVVPYFGVVRTLQLYDNPLALVFIYTLFNLPFSIWMLKSFLAEVPLELEEAAFVDGATRPVSFFRVVLPLIAPGLLAAGIIIFAFAWSEFLFALILTQTPRAQTFPVGVQAFVTQFNLIWNEMAAAGLIALLVPLILMILARRYVLAGLTFGVIREK; this is encoded by the coding sequence ATGCGCGGGCGTGCTTTGCTCTGGCGGGTGGTTGCCCTACCGGTTCTGGTAGCCTTCGGGCTGGTCTACCTCTTCCCGCTGTACTGGCTGGTCGCCACCTCGCTCAAGGGGCAGGGCGAGCTGCTGGGCCACATCGTGCCCACGCTGGTGCCCCAGGCCCCCACCCTCGAGGCCTTCCACACCGTGCTGGTGGAAAAGGGTAATTGGAAGCTCCTGCGCAACAGCGTGCTGGTTTGCGGGGCCACGGTCCTGACCACGCTCACCCTGGGCCTGTTGATCACCTACCCTATCACCCGTCTGCCGGTCTCGAGGAGGCTGCGGGTGGGGGTGCTGAACTGGGCCTTGAGCCTGCGCTTTTTGCCGCCGGTGGCGGTGGTGGTGCCCTATTTCGGGGTGGTGCGCACCCTCCAGCTCTACGACAACCCTTTGGCCCTGGTGTTCATCTACACCCTTTTCAACCTGCCCTTCTCCATCTGGATGCTCAAGAGCTTCCTGGCCGAAGTGCCCTTAGAGCTCGAGGAGGCCGCCTTCGTCGACGGTGCGACCCGGCCCGTCTCGTTCTTCCGGGTGGTGCTGCCGCTGATTGCCCCTGGGCTGCTTGCGGCGGGCATCATCATCTTCGCTTTCGCCTGGAGCGAGTTTTTGTTTGCCCTGATCCTGACTCAGACCCCCAGGGCCCAGACCTTCCCGGTGGGCGTGCAGGCCTTCGTTACCCAGTTCAACCTGATCTGGAACGAGATGGCCGCAGCCGGGCTGATCGCCCTGCTGGTTCCCCTGATCCTGATGATCCTGGCCCGGCGCTACGTGTTGGCGGGGCTCACCTTCGGGGTGATCCGCGAGAAATAA
- the iolB gene encoding 5-deoxy-glucuronate isomerase encodes MSSPNHRRPRSGVGSLVEVNPASAGWKYLSFQAVALPAGHTQQGSSDGREVALVPLSGEIRVEVGTRSFALKRQDVFSELPSVLYLPPRTEYLVQALTEAEFALGGAPAEGRYPVRLFRPEEIRVEMRGGANALRQVSHILGPHLPAERLLLYEVYTPSGFWSGWPPHRHDGRMGSLYIEETYYYRISPKTGWAIHRNYSPEDGLDELLLAKDGDLILAPRGYHPVVAPPGSNVYYLNYMAGEALGEARATPPVDDPDWGWMREDWAGKPLRLPVGGRSEGG; translated from the coding sequence ATGAGCTCGCCCAACCACCGCAGGCCCCGCTCGGGCGTGGGGAGCCTCGTCGAGGTGAACCCGGCCTCGGCGGGGTGGAAGTACCTCTCCTTCCAGGCCGTGGCCCTTCCGGCGGGCCATACCCAGCAGGGCAGCTCCGACGGTCGGGAGGTGGCCCTGGTGCCGCTATCGGGGGAGATACGGGTCGAGGTCGGGACCCGCTCCTTCGCGCTAAAGCGCCAGGATGTCTTTTCCGAGCTGCCCTCGGTCTTGTACCTGCCGCCGCGCACCGAATACCTGGTCCAGGCGCTTACGGAGGCCGAGTTTGCCCTGGGGGGGGCCCCCGCGGAGGGACGCTATCCCGTGCGGCTGTTCAGGCCCGAGGAAATTCGCGTGGAGATGCGGGGGGGAGCCAACGCGCTGCGCCAGGTGTCGCACATCCTGGGGCCACACCTTCCCGCCGAGCGCCTGCTGCTCTACGAGGTCTACACGCCCTCGGGCTTTTGGTCGGGCTGGCCGCCGCACCGCCACGACGGGCGCATGGGCTCGCTGTACATCGAGGAGACCTATTACTACAGGATCAGCCCTAAGACCGGCTGGGCCATCCACCGCAACTACAGCCCCGAAGACGGCCTGGACGAGCTTCTGCTGGCCAAAGACGGCGACCTGATCCTCGCGCCCAGGGGTTATCATCCGGTTGTGGCGCCGCCCGGGTCCAACGTCTACTACCTCAACTACATGGCCGGCGAAGCCCTCGGCGAGGCCCGGGCCACACCGCCCGTGGACGACCCCGACTGGGGCTGGATGCGGGAGGATTGGGCGGGGAAGCCGCTGAGGCTGCCCGTGGGGGGCCGCTCGGAAGGGGGATGA
- a CDS encoding sugar phosphate isomerase/epimerase: MNEPYLNGATLMTTPTPRQLEVALKAGFAGIEARAERLRDKDNKSELEATVSALRSGGGRVVSLNGLGLQSLPGGRLDTRKLEADLPELLDIAAALGAGLLLVVPLRARGVSFEAALEGLREGLALAQAAAKPYGIELGFEFLGFAECPVNTSAKALELARSLPEIGFVPDSCHVYASGSSFGDFPADRLRLVHLNDCARPASMSIEDGDRVLPGEGRIPLKRYLQELRSSGFDGPWSLETFNEALWKEDPEQVAIRGFRALQGLLLG, encoded by the coding sequence ATGAACGAACCGTATCTGAACGGCGCGACCCTCATGACCACCCCCACCCCGCGTCAGCTCGAGGTGGCCCTCAAAGCCGGTTTTGCGGGCATCGAGGCCAGGGCCGAGCGCCTGCGGGACAAGGACAACAAAAGCGAGCTCGAGGCGACGGTATCCGCTTTGAGGTCGGGAGGCGGGAGGGTCGTGAGCCTCAACGGCCTGGGGCTTCAATCTCTGCCCGGCGGGAGGCTCGACACCAGGAAGCTCGAAGCCGACCTGCCCGAGCTGCTCGACATCGCTGCGGCCTTGGGCGCGGGGCTGCTGCTGGTCGTCCCGCTGCGGGCTAGGGGTGTTTCCTTCGAGGCCGCGCTTGAGGGCCTGCGCGAGGGCTTGGCCCTGGCTCAGGCGGCTGCGAAACCATACGGTATCGAGCTGGGCTTCGAGTTCTTGGGCTTCGCCGAGTGCCCGGTGAATACCTCCGCCAAAGCCCTCGAGCTCGCGCGCTCCCTTCCCGAGATCGGTTTCGTACCGGATTCCTGCCACGTGTATGCCTCAGGGAGCAGCTTTGGCGATTTCCCCGCCGACCGCCTGCGCCTGGTCCACCTCAACGACTGCGCCCGGCCCGCGAGTATGTCCATCGAGGATGGGGACCGGGTGCTTCCGGGGGAGGGGCGGATTCCCCTGAAGCGCTACCTCCAGGAGCTGCGCTCGAGCGGCTTCGACGGGCCGTGGAGCTTGGAGACCTTCAACGAAGCGCTGTGGAAGGAAGACCCTGAGCAGGTGGCAATCCGCGGGTTCAGGGCCCTCCAGGGCTTGCTGCTCGGGTGA
- the iolC gene encoding 5-dehydro-2-deoxygluconokinase produces MYDLITIGRSSIDLYSNDIGAPFPDIRTFGAYIGGSPLNIAVGASRLGLKAALLTAVGEDKIGEFIVERLKREGVETRFIPQKPGTRTSAVLLGIEPPDRFPITFYRENAADIQLSIDDVLNTPIAQAKAVQLSGLALAKEPSRSATFFAAEQAKAAGVTVFLDLDFRADGWHDPRAYGVQIRALLPMVDVAIGTEEEVNAAMLRRAEDITIRHSQITAPEIQGDVEANIRALLGRGGEALVVKRGARGADVYLPDGSVVNAPGFEVEVLSVLGAGDAFAAGLIYGRLQGWDWYKSARMGNACGAIVVTRIGCADFAPYLDEVLEFIRSRGGF; encoded by the coding sequence ATGTACGACCTCATCACCATCGGGCGTTCCTCCATCGACCTGTACTCCAACGACATCGGGGCCCCTTTTCCCGATATCCGTACCTTCGGGGCCTACATCGGCGGGAGCCCGCTCAACATCGCGGTCGGGGCCAGCCGCCTTGGGCTCAAGGCCGCGCTGCTGACGGCGGTGGGGGAGGACAAAATAGGGGAGTTCATCGTCGAGAGGCTCAAGCGCGAAGGGGTGGAGACCCGCTTCATCCCGCAAAAGCCCGGAACCCGCACCTCGGCGGTGCTGCTGGGCATCGAGCCTCCGGATAGATTCCCCATCACCTTCTACCGTGAGAACGCCGCCGACATCCAGCTTTCGATCGATGATGTGCTCAATACGCCCATTGCCCAGGCCAAGGCCGTGCAGCTTTCTGGGCTTGCCCTGGCCAAAGAGCCCAGCCGCAGCGCCACCTTTTTTGCCGCCGAACAGGCCAAGGCCGCGGGGGTCACGGTCTTTTTGGATCTCGACTTTCGGGCCGACGGCTGGCACGACCCCCGCGCCTATGGGGTGCAGATCCGCGCCTTATTGCCGATGGTGGATGTGGCCATCGGCACCGAGGAGGAGGTCAACGCGGCCATGCTGCGCCGGGCCGAGGACATCACCATCCGCCACTCGCAGATCACCGCGCCGGAAATCCAAGGCGATGTGGAGGCCAACATCCGGGCGCTATTGGGCAGGGGGGGAGAGGCCCTGGTGGTCAAACGGGGGGCCAGGGGGGCCGATGTGTACCTGCCGGACGGCAGCGTGGTGAATGCCCCGGGCTTCGAGGTGGAAGTGCTCAGCGTGCTGGGTGCGGGGGATGCTTTTGCGGCGGGTTTGATCTACGGGCGCTTGCAGGGCTGGGACTGGTACAAGAGTGCGCGCATGGGCAACGCTTGTGGAGCCATCGTGGTGACCCGGATCGGCTGTGCGGACTTTGCCCCGTATCTCGACGAAGTGCTCGAGTTCATCCGCTCGAGGGGTGGGTTTTGA